Proteins from one Phyllobacterium zundukense genomic window:
- a CDS encoding DUF4145 domain-containing protein gives MIARGFSTYDSLNSEVFFACQACNLGSIYRGQPQDDPVKSTLLLDYARHFDSNPIFVYPGVPTVSTYIPERVANLYREAARCRRLQLYEAAGAIFRKVIDVATKYIYAHDLRLAERNPAEALRPRIKALGQLKILEDDIVELADVVALDGNDAAHDVDPYTANEAEALEELTVDLLERLFVKPAKIAAVRAKQIASGQRKPDPVPEG, from the coding sequence ATGATCGCGCGCGGATTCTCCACGTATGACAGTCTGAATTCGGAGGTTTTCTTCGCATGTCAGGCCTGTAACCTCGGGAGCATCTATCGAGGCCAACCACAAGACGATCCTGTTAAATCTACTTTATTGTTGGACTACGCTCGCCATTTTGATAGCAATCCAATATTCGTTTATCCGGGTGTTCCGACCGTTTCGACTTACATTCCTGAGCGTGTCGCAAATCTTTATCGCGAGGCGGCACGATGTCGTCGGCTTCAACTCTATGAAGCCGCGGGAGCAATTTTCAGAAAAGTAATCGATGTAGCTACAAAATACATCTATGCCCATGATTTGCGCCTAGCCGAACGAAATCCCGCTGAAGCTTTGCGGCCGCGCATCAAGGCTTTAGGCCAGTTAAAAATACTGGAGGATGATATTGTCGAGCTTGCTGATGTCGTAGCCTTAGATGGCAACGATGCTGCACATGACGTCGATCCATACACTGCCAATGAAGCGGAAGCGCTGGAGGAACTGACAGTCGATCTTTTGGAACGCCTCTTTGTTAAACCCGCAAAAATCGCGGCTGTGAGGGCCAAGCAAATTGCTTCCGGACAACGAAAGCCGGATCCGGTGCCAGAAGGCTGA
- a CDS encoding TetR/AcrR family transcriptional regulator, producing the protein MTQDTIERPRRINNPQAMRTRILDVAADLFQRNGYNATSVHEVVRGAATTGGALHHHFATKKTLGLAVIAERVAKEVDETAIQPIMTATSAAAGIRAVFNGVADTLERNRAVSGCPLNNLALELSLADTDFREAVNAVFDRWRSALSLRLRADRPDLDASRAHDLATLVVASYSGAMAMAKASQSAEPLRACAKQLETLLGS; encoded by the coding sequence ATGACGCAGGACACCATTGAACGGCCCAGACGCATCAATAATCCGCAGGCGATGCGGACGCGTATTCTCGATGTTGCTGCCGATCTCTTCCAGCGAAACGGTTATAACGCGACCAGCGTCCATGAAGTGGTGCGCGGCGCAGCGACGACCGGCGGTGCGCTGCATCATCATTTCGCGACGAAAAAGACCCTCGGTCTCGCAGTTATTGCCGAACGTGTGGCGAAGGAAGTGGACGAGACCGCGATCCAGCCCATCATGACCGCCACCTCCGCCGCTGCTGGCATTCGTGCGGTTTTCAATGGCGTGGCCGATACACTGGAGCGCAACCGCGCGGTATCCGGCTGCCCGTTGAACAATCTGGCGCTGGAACTATCGCTGGCGGATACGGATTTTCGTGAAGCGGTCAATGCTGTCTTCGACCGCTGGCGCTCGGCCCTCTCACTCAGATTGCGAGCCGACAGGCCGGATCTCGACGCATCGCGGGCCCATGATCTCGCGACATTGGTGGTCGCGAGTTATTCCGGGGCCATGGCAATGGCCAAGGCGAGCCAGAGCGCCGAGCCACTGCGAGCATGCGCCAAACAGCTGGAAACCCTCTTGGGTTCATAA
- a CDS encoding DMT family transporter: MTTAPARFSSASMSSAARSGVLLMLLGMLMFSLNDVMGKWLVSTYSVGQVVFIRSIAALIVLAPFLWFNGPAKIVQVERPWLQAARVFLSTAEVFAFYFAVVYLPLADVMTYWLAAPIYVAAVSPFVLKEPVGWRRWTAIIVGFIGVLIALEPSSQALTPQAIISILGSMFFAFMLLLGRSLRGTPDTTLVFWQIVGAGLAGLVAVSFEWTPVSLRDLVLLALLGVVAMLAHVLVNRALKVADAATVAPLQYTMLFWAIVFGWLVFGDVPRISMLVGSGFIIASGLFIFFREQQLKRQGRIKAPAETIVTGSGEAP, translated from the coding sequence ATGACCACCGCTCCGGCGCGCTTTTCCAGCGCGTCCATGTCCTCGGCAGCACGCAGCGGCGTTCTGCTTATGCTCCTCGGTATGTTGATGTTCTCGCTCAACGACGTCATGGGCAAATGGCTCGTATCGACCTATTCCGTCGGTCAGGTGGTGTTCATCCGCAGCATCGCGGCACTTATCGTGCTTGCGCCATTTCTCTGGTTCAATGGACCGGCAAAGATCGTTCAGGTCGAGCGACCCTGGCTGCAGGCTGCACGCGTATTTCTTTCGACAGCTGAAGTCTTCGCCTTCTATTTCGCCGTTGTCTATCTGCCGCTCGCCGATGTCATGACCTATTGGCTGGCCGCGCCGATCTATGTGGCGGCCGTCTCCCCTTTCGTCTTGAAGGAGCCCGTCGGCTGGCGACGCTGGACCGCCATCATCGTCGGCTTCATCGGCGTGCTGATTGCGCTCGAGCCCTCGTCACAGGCGCTGACCCCGCAGGCGATCATCTCCATTCTTGGCAGCATGTTCTTTGCATTCATGCTGCTGCTTGGGCGTTCACTTCGCGGCACCCCGGACACGACTCTGGTATTCTGGCAGATCGTCGGCGCCGGACTTGCGGGCCTGGTCGCTGTCAGCTTCGAGTGGACGCCGGTTAGCCTGCGCGACCTCGTTCTGCTGGCATTGCTTGGCGTTGTCGCCATGCTCGCGCACGTGCTGGTAAACCGGGCGCTGAAGGTTGCGGATGCCGCGACCGTCGCGCCACTGCAATACACGATGTTGTTCTGGGCGATCGTCTTTGGCTGGCTGGTATTCGGAGATGTGCCGCGCATATCGATGCTCGTCGGATCAGGCTTCATCATCGCGTCGGGACTGTTCATCTTCTTCCGGGAACAGCAATTGAAGCGCCAGGGCAGAATCAAGGCGCCGGCCGAGACCATTGTCACGGGGTCGGGTGAAGCGCCTTGA
- a CDS encoding ArsR/SmtB family transcription factor, with protein sequence MLNQQVPLDLMFQALADPSRRIMVERLSRGPASVSELAKPLAMSLPAVVQHLQVLEASGLIRSEKIGRVRTCHIEWAALQTAEEWMLERRKTWEHRLDRLGDFLADQEKG encoded by the coding sequence ATGCTTAACCAACAAGTACCACTCGATCTCATGTTCCAGGCGCTGGCGGATCCCTCGCGCCGCATCATGGTTGAACGGCTGAGCCGCGGACCGGCTTCGGTCAGCGAACTCGCCAAGCCGCTTGCCATGTCACTGCCTGCAGTGGTTCAGCATCTACAGGTGCTGGAGGCGAGTGGGCTTATCCGCTCGGAAAAGATCGGGCGCGTTCGCACCTGCCATATCGAATGGGCAGCTTTGCAAACCGCGGAAGAGTGGATGCTGGAACGGCGCAAGACCTGGGAACATCGCCTCGACAGACTGGGTGATTTTCTCGCTGATCAGGAAAAAGGATAG
- a CDS encoding response regulator, whose amino-acid sequence MNQHRILVVDDEPQIQRFLNPALTASGYEVILASTGAEAERLAATSAPDLIVLDLGLPDKDGKEVIETVRAFSEVPIIVLSARDREAEKIASLDLGANDYVEKPFGIGELLARIRTALRQQVAGTSVPSRFEANGLVVDMVKRIVSRNGEEVHLTRKEYQLLVHLVLHAGMVITHRQLLASVWGAAHVQDLQYLRVFVGQLRAKIEDDANNPQFIRTEAGVGYRFIAE is encoded by the coding sequence ATGAACCAGCATCGTATCCTGGTCGTCGATGACGAGCCGCAGATCCAGCGTTTTCTAAACCCTGCGCTCACGGCGTCGGGTTACGAAGTGATCCTTGCTTCGACCGGCGCCGAGGCCGAACGGCTCGCTGCGACCAGCGCGCCGGATCTGATCGTCCTCGACCTTGGCCTCCCCGACAAGGACGGCAAGGAAGTGATCGAGACAGTGCGCGCGTTTTCTGAAGTGCCGATCATCGTTCTGTCGGCCCGTGACCGCGAGGCTGAAAAGATTGCATCCCTTGATCTTGGTGCCAATGACTATGTCGAGAAGCCCTTTGGCATCGGCGAGTTGCTGGCGCGTATACGCACGGCGCTACGCCAGCAAGTGGCCGGCACAAGCGTACCTTCACGGTTCGAAGCCAATGGACTTGTGGTTGACATGGTCAAGCGGATTGTCAGCCGCAACGGCGAGGAAGTGCATCTGACCCGCAAAGAATACCAATTGCTCGTGCATCTGGTACTGCACGCGGGCATGGTGATCACGCACCGTCAGCTCCTCGCCTCGGTCTGGGGCGCTGCACATGTGCAAGATTTGCAATATTTGCGCGTCTTCGTTGGCCAGCTACGTGCCAAGATCGAAGACGACGCCAACAATCCGCAATTTATCCGCACCGAAGCCGGTGTGGGCTATCGTTTCATCGCGGAGTGA
- a CDS encoding NIPSNAP family protein, with the protein MTTAKIVQKLDRELHSPIVELRRYTLHPGRRDDLISLFDAHFLESQESCGIKVIGQFRDIDDPDAFVWLRGFGDMQARHQALTAFYDGPVWAAHRNAANDTMIDSDDVLLLRPAGRDAGFSLTHERPGRVSGTPSHAIIEAATYQLKTSVEGFLAFFDDVLAPLLRASGNDSIATFASNHSPNSFTRLPIRLGENVVVVFSRFDSIDDQSVFRDLLDDNPAWQAVQQRLATHLIAPPIITRLAPTARSLLR; encoded by the coding sequence ATGACCACCGCCAAGATTGTGCAAAAACTCGACCGTGAACTTCATAGTCCAATTGTTGAGCTGCGCCGCTATACATTGCATCCGGGTCGGCGTGACGATCTGATTTCGCTTTTCGATGCGCATTTTCTGGAAAGTCAGGAATCATGCGGCATCAAGGTCATCGGCCAGTTCCGCGATATCGATGATCCCGACGCCTTTGTCTGGCTCCGCGGTTTTGGTGACATGCAGGCTCGCCACCAGGCGCTCACTGCCTTCTATGACGGTCCCGTCTGGGCTGCACATCGCAACGCGGCCAATGATACCATGATCGACTCGGACGATGTGCTTCTGCTGCGCCCCGCCGGCCGTGACGCCGGTTTTTCCCTTACGCACGAACGTCCTGGACGTGTTTCAGGAACGCCTTCGCATGCAATCATAGAGGCTGCGACGTATCAGCTAAAAACGTCCGTAGAGGGCTTCCTCGCCTTCTTCGACGATGTCCTTGCGCCGCTCCTGCGCGCGTCCGGAAACGACAGCATTGCAACCTTTGCCTCCAATCACAGCCCGAACAGCTTCACACGCTTGCCGATACGCCTCGGTGAGAATGTCGTCGTGGTTTTCTCACGTTTCGATTCAATTGATGATCAATCGGTGTTCAGAGATTTGCTCGATGACAATCCGGCGTGGCAGGCAGTGCAACAGCGCCTTGCAACCCATCTTATAGCACCGCCGATCATCACGCGGCTCGCGCCAACCGCAAGGTCATTGTTGAGATAG
- a CDS encoding OsmC family protein, with amino-acid sequence MTTFGATVLWTRPEGTPFTDNKYSRAHVWQFDGGAEVPASSSPHIVRLPYSTAENVDPEEAFVASISSCHMLFFLSGAAKKGFVIDEYRDAAEGELAKNDQGKLYVSRVTLKPHVTYAGAAPDAETEQHLHHEAHEQCFIANSVLTHIDVQPV; translated from the coding sequence ATGACGACATTCGGAGCAACTGTTCTGTGGACGCGGCCGGAGGGCACCCCCTTCACCGACAACAAATATAGCCGAGCGCATGTCTGGCAGTTCGACGGCGGTGCCGAGGTGCCGGCTTCGTCTTCGCCGCATATTGTTCGCCTGCCCTATTCCACGGCGGAGAATGTCGATCCCGAAGAGGCTTTCGTCGCCTCGATTTCGAGCTGCCACATGCTGTTTTTTCTCAGTGGTGCCGCCAAAAAAGGATTTGTCATTGATGAATACCGTGATGCCGCGGAAGGCGAACTCGCAAAAAACGATCAGGGAAAACTCTATGTCAGTCGGGTCACGCTGAAACCGCATGTAACCTATGCGGGTGCCGCGCCCGATGCGGAGACTGAGCAACATCTGCACCACGAAGCGCACGAGCAATGTTTCATTGCCAACTCCGTGCTCACCCATATCGACGTTCAGCCCGTCTGA
- a CDS encoding phage terminase small subunit P27 family, producing the protein MRGLKPSTIIGGSSPVIKIPSPPAYLSKDAKAEWKRVAPILIRERKVLTVADLGTLENYCISLGTIREMHRLLQAEGYVTTEGKRHPAAGILTAMQQQQLRCAGELGLTPSARSRAAMMEMAEDGDDNPLDVR; encoded by the coding sequence ATGCGCGGCCTTAAACCATCGACAATTATTGGCGGTTCTTCGCCTGTTATAAAAATTCCCTCACCTCCTGCTTACCTTTCAAAAGATGCTAAGGCGGAATGGAAACGCGTTGCGCCAATTTTGATCCGTGAGCGAAAGGTGTTGACGGTTGCTGATCTTGGCACGCTGGAAAATTACTGCATTTCTCTTGGCACCATTCGCGAGATGCACCGACTGCTTCAGGCTGAAGGTTATGTGACGACAGAGGGCAAACGCCATCCTGCCGCCGGTATCCTGACTGCAATGCAGCAACAGCAACTGCGTTGTGCAGGTGAGCTTGGTCTGACACCCTCGGCTCGCTCACGCGCTGCCATGATGGAGATGGCGGAAGATGGTGACGATAACCCGTTGGACGTTCGGTAG
- a CDS encoding SDR family oxidoreductase, with protein sequence MDLGIKGKRAIVCASSKGLGRGVAEKLAEAGVDLTLNARTETTLRATANEIADKYGVKVQIVAEDVTTETGRNALLKAEPQPDILVNNAGGPPAGNWSEWGEEEWLKAINNNMLTPILLMNAILPGMIERKWGRVLNITSGSVKSPISSLGLSNAARNGLTGFVAGTARQVAKHGVIINNILPGSHDTDRTKGFLERTALAKGISIEEARADAYAENPTGRYGTAEEFGAAAAFLCSQYSGFIVGQNLLLDGGAYNSTQG encoded by the coding sequence ATGGATCTGGGTATCAAAGGCAAGCGCGCCATCGTCTGCGCAAGTTCAAAGGGACTTGGCCGCGGCGTTGCGGAAAAACTGGCTGAAGCTGGCGTCGACCTGACGCTGAATGCACGCACCGAGACAACGTTGCGCGCCACGGCCAATGAGATTGCGGACAAATACGGTGTCAAGGTTCAGATCGTTGCCGAGGATGTGACGACGGAGACCGGGCGCAACGCACTGCTGAAGGCCGAACCGCAACCGGATATCCTCGTCAACAATGCAGGTGGTCCGCCAGCCGGCAACTGGTCCGAGTGGGGCGAAGAGGAATGGCTGAAGGCGATCAACAACAATATGTTGACGCCCATCCTGTTGATGAACGCGATCTTGCCCGGCATGATCGAGCGGAAGTGGGGGCGCGTGCTCAATATCACGTCGGGCTCGGTGAAATCTCCGATCTCTTCGCTTGGACTTTCCAACGCCGCCCGCAACGGGCTGACAGGTTTCGTTGCAGGCACTGCGCGGCAAGTGGCCAAGCATGGCGTCATCATCAACAATATTCTTCCCGGATCCCATGATACGGATCGGACGAAGGGCTTCCTGGAGCGAACGGCGCTGGCCAAGGGCATTTCCATCGAGGAGGCACGCGCCGATGCCTATGCGGAAAATCCCACGGGGCGATACGGAACGGCAGAGGAATTCGGCGCCGCAGCGGCTTTTCTGTGCAGCCAGTATTCCGGTTTTATCGTCGGCCAGAACTTGTTGCTCGACGGTGGTGCCTACAATTCGACCCAGGGATAG
- a CDS encoding SRPBCC family protein, with amino-acid sequence MTNRSVTHDTFVLERSYSASPARVFFALSDKQAKAKWFGGPDEWGQGKYEMDFRVGGQEISSGGPKGGPVHTYVAVYQDIVPDERIIYTYDMHLDEKRISVSLATMELRPEGTGTRLILTEQGAYLDDFDEPSVRREGMGELLDALGRSLENTNVNA; translated from the coding sequence ATGACCAACCGATCCGTGACACACGACACCTTCGTCCTCGAACGCAGCTATTCGGCCTCTCCAGCGCGCGTATTTTTTGCGCTCAGCGACAAGCAGGCAAAGGCCAAATGGTTTGGCGGTCCCGATGAATGGGGTCAGGGCAAATATGAAATGGATTTCCGTGTTGGCGGGCAGGAGATCAGCAGTGGAGGTCCGAAAGGCGGACCGGTGCACACTTACGTAGCCGTCTACCAGGACATCGTACCGGATGAGCGCATCATATACACCTATGACATGCACCTCGATGAAAAACGCATCTCGGTGTCACTTGCGACGATGGAATTGCGCCCCGAAGGGACGGGTACGAGGCTGATTCTCACCGAACAAGGCGCGTATCTCGATGATTTCGACGAACCATCCGTGCGCAGGGAAGGCATGGGAGAACTCCTGGACGCATTGGGCAGATCCCTGGAAAACACGAACGTCAACGCCTGA
- a CDS encoding terminase large subunit: MSKSAYPEWIFDGSPIADPMGFGERAVKFVRLLRHPRSTATGRVFQLYDWQERIIRAIYGPRHRDGSRIVTKVFWMIPRGNRKTSLAAALSLLHTIGPEHVPAGQVIFAASDREQAGIGFKEAADIIRQDKRLIAATRIYDAHNSVKKIVYRKQGVSLQTVSSDGAAQHGKTPAFVLVDEIHAWKGRDLWEALKSGLVKTPNTLMVIATTAGRGQENLGYQEYEYARKVATGEVIDPSYLPIIFEADAKDDWQDEALWHRVNPGLQYGFPDLPSFRREAQQAEHRPSERHAFKQLNLNIWQASSRDPLFDMAVYDEGRFEFELEELTELPCYLGVDLSVNGDLTAIVAAWRHEDGRITIHPWFFVPGDDLADRAAKDNVPYVAWKDDELINVIDGPIIEPDEIENHIRELCATYNVQEIAFDPHLARKIMQRLFDEGLPTIEMRQGPLTMGPAIGDLERTVNGFKIRHNGHPVLRHHFDSVVASRNDTGLVRMHKAANNNRIDGAVAAAMAVSRACNAETTGSIYDQDPEEFDRMFAAA, translated from the coding sequence GTGAGCAAGAGTGCTTATCCGGAATGGATTTTTGACGGTTCACCGATTGCTGACCCTATGGGATTCGGCGAGCGTGCCGTTAAGTTCGTCCGGCTCTTGCGGCATCCGAGGAGCACGGCAACCGGACGAGTGTTCCAGCTTTACGACTGGCAAGAGCGCATTATTCGCGCCATCTATGGCCCTCGCCATCGGGACGGAAGCCGGATCGTTACCAAAGTGTTCTGGATGATTCCGCGCGGCAATCGCAAGACTAGCCTAGCCGCCGCATTGTCGCTTCTACATACCATTGGCCCCGAGCATGTTCCGGCTGGACAGGTGATTTTCGCCGCTTCAGATCGCGAGCAAGCCGGAATTGGCTTTAAAGAAGCCGCCGATATCATCCGCCAAGACAAGCGCCTAATCGCGGCAACGCGCATTTATGACGCCCATAACAGCGTGAAAAAGATCGTCTACAGGAAGCAAGGCGTTTCCCTGCAAACCGTTTCCAGTGACGGCGCGGCACAGCATGGCAAGACACCGGCCTTCGTTCTGGTCGATGAAATACACGCTTGGAAAGGCCGCGACCTTTGGGAAGCCTTGAAGTCCGGCTTAGTGAAAACGCCGAACACGCTCATGGTGATCGCCACAACCGCCGGACGCGGGCAAGAGAACCTTGGCTATCAAGAATATGAATACGCCCGGAAGGTTGCGACCGGAGAAGTGATCGATCCTTCCTATTTGCCGATCATCTTTGAAGCTGACGCTAAAGACGATTGGCAGGATGAGGCCCTTTGGCACCGCGTTAATCCTGGCCTCCAATATGGCTTCCCTGATCTTCCGTCTTTTCGCCGGGAAGCGCAGCAAGCCGAGCACAGGCCATCCGAGCGCCACGCGTTCAAGCAACTGAATTTGAATATCTGGCAAGCGAGTAGCCGTGATCCGCTCTTCGATATGGCCGTCTATGATGAAGGCAGGTTTGAGTTCGAGCTTGAAGAGCTAACGGAATTGCCCTGCTATCTTGGCGTCGATTTGTCGGTGAACGGCGATCTAACTGCCATTGTTGCTGCTTGGCGGCATGAGGATGGCCGGATCACGATTCACCCTTGGTTTTTCGTTCCCGGCGACGATCTTGCCGACCGCGCGGCTAAGGATAACGTTCCCTACGTCGCTTGGAAGGATGACGAGCTTATCAATGTCATTGACGGCCCGATCATAGAGCCGGATGAAATCGAGAACCATATTCGCGAGCTTTGCGCGACCTACAACGTGCAGGAAATCGCGTTCGATCCGCATCTTGCTCGCAAGATCATGCAGCGCCTTTTCGATGAAGGTTTGCCGACCATCGAAATGCGACAGGGACCGCTCACCATGGGACCGGCTATCGGTGATCTTGAGCGCACCGTGAACGGTTTCAAAATCCGGCACAACGGCCATCCCGTCTTGCGGCATCACTTTGACAGCGTTGTCGCATCCCGAAACGACACCGGCTTGGTGCGAATGCACAAGGCCGCGAACAACAATCGCATCGATGGCGCAGTTGCCGCAGCAATGGCCGTGAGCCGCGCCTGCAATGCGGAAACGACCGGCTCGATTTACGATCAGGATCCCGAAGAATTCGACCGCATGTTTGCGGCAGCATAG
- a CDS encoding glutathione S-transferase, whose protein sequence is MSELKIGDAINTTCPWSGDPIKEDSLTLYNGAVVGFCNPGCRDKFEKAINHFEAALQRRSHESV, encoded by the coding sequence ATGTCTGAACTCAAGATCGGCGATGCCATAAACACCACCTGCCCATGGTCGGGTGATCCGATCAAGGAGGATAGCCTGACGCTTTATAACGGCGCTGTCGTCGGATTCTGCAACCCGGGCTGCCGCGACAAGTTCGAAAAAGCGATCAATCATTTCGAGGCGGCACTCCAGCGCCGCAGTCACGAAAGCGTCTAG